A section of the Macaca thibetana thibetana isolate TM-01 chromosome 10, ASM2454274v1, whole genome shotgun sequence genome encodes:
- the LOC126929578 gene encoding uncharacterized protein LOC126929578: MGGAREEWQVRANHLVLRDNGRGWLPPPPGSGRHWTLERTQGWSAGAASPRDTMAAHTELSHASPVLQKAAHALRVHTSSICASQHSVRWWPCSYTHQDLGLEGTLLTDILYRDVAFLNLVDPISHDLLVNLATTPASTWDSTGAGLGPEPWACCTR; the protein is encoded by the exons ATGGGAGGGGCCCGGGAGGAGTGGCAAGTGAGGGCGAATCATCTTGTATTGAGAGACAACGGAAGAGGGTGGCTTCCCCCTCCTCCAGGATCGGGGAGGCACTGGACCCTGGAGAGGACCCAGGGCTGGTCTGCGGGTGCAGCCTCACCCCGAGACACCATGGCAGCCCACACAGAGCTATCGCATGCATCACCAGTTCTCCAAAAGGCAGCTCATGCTCTTAGAGTACACACCTCCAGCATCTGTGCATCACAACACTCGGTCCGGTGGTGGCCCTGCTCCTACACACACCAG GACCTGGGCCTTGAGGGGACCCTCCTTACTGACATCCTCTACAGAGATGTGGCCTTCCTCAACCTGGTTGACCCCATCTCCCATGACCTGCTTGTGAACCTGGCCACCACCCCTGCCTCCACCTGGGACTCCACAGGTGCTGGGCTGGGACCCGAGCCCTGGGCCTGCTGCACCAGGTGA